The region GTGGCGGACATGTACACCCAGCTCAACGCCAGCCGCGCCTATCTGTATGCCGTGGCCGCTGCATGCGAACGGGGTGAAACCACACGCAAGGACGCGGCCGGGGTGATTTTGTACAGCGCCGAACGCGCCACACAAATGGCCCTCGACGCGATCCAGATCCTGGGCGGCAACGGCTACATCAATGAATTCCCGGCCGGGCGCCTGCTGCGTGACGCCAAGCTGTATGAAATCGGCGCCGGAACCAGCGAAATTCGCCGCATGCTGATTGGTCGCGAACTCTTTAACGAAACCCGCTAAGGAGCGCGTCCATGTCCATTCTGCACACCACCCTCAACCCGCGCTCGGCCGAGTTCGCCGCTAACCGTGACGCGATGCTCAAGCAAGTCGACGCCCTGCACCGGCTACTGGCCGAGGTGCAACAGGGCGGAGGCGCCAAAGCCCAGGAACGTCATACCTCACGCGGCAAGTTGCTGCCTCGCGAGCGTATTGACCGCCTGCTGGACAGTGGCTCGCCTTTTCTGGAGCTGAGCCAGTTGGCGGCGTATGGCGTTTACGGCGAAGACGTTCCGGCCGCCGGAATCATTGCCGGAATTGGTCGGGTCGAAGGCGTGGAGTGCATGATTGTCGCTAACGATGCGACGGTCAAAGGCGGCTCGTACTACCCGCTGACAGTCAAAAAACACCTGCGGGCACAGACGATTGCCGAGCAGAACCGTCTGCCATGCATCTACCTGGTGGACTCGGGCGGTGCCAACCTGCCCCGTCAGGATGAAGTGTTTCCCGATCGCGAGCACTTTGGCCGGATCTTTTTCAACCAGGCCAATCTGAGTGCAGCGGGCATTCCGCAAATTGCCGTGGTCATGGGCTCGTGTACCGCAGGTGGCGCCTACGTGCCGGCCATGGCCGACGAAGCGATCATGGTGCGCCAGCAAGCGACGATTTTTCTCGCCGGCCCGCCTCTTGTCAAAGCCGCCACCGGTGAAGTGGTCAGCGCTGAGGAGTTGGGTGGCGCCGATGTGCACTGCAAGATTTCCGGGGTCGCCGATCATTACGCCGACAGTGACGAGCACGCGCTGGCTCTGGCCCGACGCAGCGTGGCCAACCTCAACTGGCGCAAACTGGGGCAGTTGCAGCAGCGCACGCCGCTGGCACCGCTGTACAGCAGTGATGAGCTGTACGGGATAGTCCCCGCCGATGCCAAACAGCCCTTTGATGTCCGCGAAGTGATTGCACGGCTGGTCGACGGGTCGGTATTCGATGAGTTCAAAGCCCTGTTCGGCACCACGCTGGTGTGTGGCTTCGCGCATCTGCACGGGTATCCGGTCGCGATCCTGGCCAACAACGGCATTTTGTTTGCCGAGGCCGCGCAAAAAGGTGCGCACTTTATTGAGCTGGCCTGCCAGCGCGGTATTGCGCTGGTGTTTCTGCAGAACATCACGGGCTTTATGGTCGGGCAAAAGTACGAAGCCGGCGGCATAGCCAAGCACGGCGCCAAACTGGTGACTGCCGTGGCCTGCGCCCGGGTTCCCAAGTTCACGGTGATCATCGGCGGCAGCTTTGGTGCAGGTAACTATGGCATGTGCGGCCGGGCCTATGACCCACGCTTTCTATGGATGTGGCCCAACGCACGCATCGGCGTAATGGGGGCAGAACAGGCCGCCGGCGTTCTGGTCCAGGTCAAGCGTGAGCAGGCGGAACGTAATGGCGAGACGTTCTCGGCTCGGGAAGAAGCTGAACTCAAACAGCCAATCCTTGACCAGTACGAACAGCAGGGCCACCCCTACTATTCCAGCGCCCGCTTGTGGGATGACGGTGTCATCGATCCGGCGCAAACCCGTGACCTGTTGGCGCTGGGCCTGTCAGCAGCGTTGAACGCACCGGTCGAGGCGACGCGCTTCGGTGTGTTCCGCATGTAACCGCACCCCCAGACATTCCCTTTGCGTGCAGCCATTAAGGACTGACGGACATGATCGATTTCAACACCCTCGAACTGCAAACCGATCCACGGGGCTTTGCCACCCTGTGGTTGAGCCGTGAACAAAAGAACAACGCCTTTAACGCCGAGATGATTCGCGAGTTGATCCTCGCCCTGCATGCGGTGCAGGGTGATCCCGACATACGTTTTCTGGTCCTGCGCGGACGCGGCAAGCATTTCAGCGCCGGTGCCGACCTGGCCTGGATGCAGCAATCGGCCGAGCTCGACTACCACACCAACCTCGACGACGCCCGGCACCTGGCCGAACTCATGTACAACCTGGCCAAGCTGAAAATACCTACCCTGGCCGTGGTTCAAGGCGCGGCTTACGGTGGAGCGCTGGGCCTGATCAGCGCCTGCGACATGGCCATCGGAACGCATGACGCACAGTTTTGCTTGTCAGAGGTGCGCATCGGACTGGCGCCTGCCGTCATCAGTCCGTTTGTGGTGCAGGCCATCGGTGAACGCGCCGCGCGGCGCTACGCCCTGACCGCCGAACGCTTCAGTGGCGAACGCGCCCGCGAACTGGGATTGCTGTCAGAAAGCTATGCGGCTGACGCGCTTGAACAACAGGTCGCGCACTGGGTCGACAACCTGTTGCTCAATAGCCCCCACGCCATGCGTGCCTGCAAGGATCTGCTGCGTGAAGTCAGCCACGGCGCACCGACCCCGGCCATTCGCCGCTATTGCGAAAACGCCATCGCCCGGATCAGGGTCAGCCCCGAAGGCCAGGAAGGCTTGCGCGCCTTTCTGCAAAAACGCACACCCAACTGGCAGTCTGCCCCATTGACCCAGGAACCACGCCCATGACGTCCCCCATGCTGACAACGCTGCTGGTGGCCAACCGGGGCGAGATCGCCTGCCGGGTGATGCGCACGGCCAAAGCCCTGGGCCTGACCACGGTTGCCGTCCACAGTGCGACCGACCGGGATGCACGGCATTGCCGCGAAGCCGATATCTGTGTCGACCTGGGCGGCAGCAAGGCCGCTGACAGCTACCTGAAAATCGACAAAATCATCGCCGCTGCCAAAGCCAGCGGCGCTCAGGCGATTCACCCCGGTTATGGTTTTCTGTCAGAGAATGCCGGCTTTGCCCGCGCCATCGAAGCCGCCGGGTTGATCTTCCTCGGCCCCCCGGCCGCGGCCATTGATGCGATGGGCAGCAAGTCTGCGGCCAAAGCCTTGATGGAGGTCGCCGGGGTGCCTTTGGTACCGGGTTACCACGGCGAAGCCCAGGATCTGGAAACCTTTCGCGCTGCCGCCGAACACATCGGCTACCCGGTGTTGCTCAAGGCAACCGCCGGCGGTGGTGGCAAAGGCATGAAAGTGGTCGAGGACGTCAGCCAACTGGCCGACGCACTGGCCTCGGCGCAGCGTGAGGCACTGTCATCCTTTGGCGATGCGCGCATGCTGGTGGAAAAGTACGTACTCAAACCCCGTCATGTCGAGATTCAGGTCTTTGCCGACCAGCACGGTAACTGCCTGTACCTGAACGAGCGCGACTGCTCGATTCAGCGCCGCCATCAAAAAGTCATTGAAGAAGCTCCGGCGCCAGGCCTGAGTGCCGCGCAGCGCCAGGCCATGGGTGAGTCCGCCGTCCGTGCGGCACAGGCCATAGGCTATGTCGGGGCCGGCACCGTTGAGTTTTTGCTCGATGCCCGGGGTGAGTTCTTCTTTATGGAGATGAACACCCGGCTCCAGGTCGAACACCCGGTCACGGAAGCCATCACCGGGCTGGACCTGGTGGACTGGCAAATCCGCGTGGCCCGCGGTGAAGCGTTGCCGCTCACTCAGGCTGAAGTACCGTTACATGGGCACGCGATTGAAGTGCGCCTGTATGCCGAAGACCCGGGCAATGACTTTCTGCCTCAAACCGGACGGCTTGAGGTGTACCGCGAGTCGGCGGCTGGCCCGGGGCGTCGGGTGGACAGCGGGGTTTGCGAGGGCGACGAGGTGTCACCGTTCTACGACCCCATGCTGGGCAAGTTGATCGCCTGGGGCGAAGACCGTGAGCAGGCACGCCTGCGGCTGCTGGCCATGCTTGATGAGTTCGCCATTGGCGGCCTGAAAACCAACCTGAGCTTTTTACGACGCATCCTCGGACACCCGGCCTTCGCCGCGGCAGAACTGGATACCGGATTCATCCCGCGCTACCAGGAACAATTGCTGCCCGCCATTGAGCCTTTGCCCACAGCCTTTTGGACAGCGGCCGCTGAAGCCTTCGATCAAACCCGCCCCCATCAGGTTCGCCACGATGACCCGGCTTCGCCCTGGTCGGCAGGTAACGGGTTTCGCAACGGCTTGCCTGCGCGCACGCTGTTGGCGCTGAATTGCAATGGCGAGCATCGGGTCATCCATCTCAGTGGCCAAACGGCCGTGCTGCAAGATGACCAACTGATCATTGAGCAGGCCGGCATACGCCGCCAGCACCTGGCCGTTCGCCGGGCAGATACGCTCTACCTGCGCTGGGAAGGTGAGCTGCACGGCATACGCACCGATGACCCGATTGCTGCCGCCAACGCCAGCCACTCGGTGCAAGGCGGCCTGACGGCTCCGATGAATGGCAGCATCGTGCGCATACTGGTCGAGGTCGGCCAAACCGTCGAGGCCGGTACCCAGCTGGTGGTGCTCGAAGCGATGAAAATGGAACACAGCTTGCGGGCACCGCACGCGGGTGTGGTCAAAGCGCTGTTTTGCCAGGAAGGCGAGATGGTTAGCGAAGGCACTGCGCTGGTTGAACTGACCGAGTTGCAATAAGCCCCATAAAAAAGCGGCTACCGTCACCGGTAGCCGCTTTTTTGATGCTGGCGGGGCTGCTTAAAACTTGGCGGTTGCCTGTACCACCACCCCGATAATCCGGCACTGATCATCGAACAGCGTCTTGGGATAGGTCGGGTTCAGGGGCTTGAGGTAACGCTGACCGCTTTCTTCGATCAACTGGCGAAAGGTGGCGGCTTCAGACTCGGGCGTACGGGCAATCACCATTTTCCCTGGCCTGGCTTCGATGTCCGGATCGACCAGGATCATCATGCCTTGCGGAATACTGACGCCGACCGGAGCCGTCATGGCATCGCCCGTCACCTGCAGCCAGAACGCCGGCCCCTTGGCGTAATGATCGCTGACTTCGAACACCGTACCCGGTGCATAGCCCGCCTGTGCTTTCTCATTGACTTGACCTGCCGACACCCAGTCACTCACCGGGTAACGGAAGGCTGACGTGATGTCGTAGGTGTATTCATCAGGACCGGCCTCTTCGTTCGCACCACTGCGCTCACGAATGACCAGGGCCACTTCAAGGTGCTCCAGCCCAAGGGCATGCAGCACAGCGTTCATCGTCGGCAGATCAGGCTGACGACGCTTGTTAAGCCAATGCCCGACCCCGCCCTGGGAAGCCCCTACGCGTTCGGCTAGTTTTTCTTGCGTGAGTTTCAACTCGCGCAATTTGGTTCTGACTAAAGCGATCCATTTATCCATCTGCCGAACAATACGGATTGAATTCGGCGCAACAATACACATTATGTATTATTTGACCTATAGATAAAAATACTTAGCGTACTAATCTTGATTTGCTGATTCGATTAACTTCCGAAATGCAGGTAAATCATGACTTCCATAACCCAGATGCCGCTTAAAACCGATCCGGATCCTGAGCTCGACGCGTTGAAGGACAGCGCTGCCACGCAGCGCGCACTCGACTATTATTTGAAACCATCTGTTTCCCAACAGCTCAACGACCAGAAAGTGTTCCTGTTGCGCGAGGGCGTGAGTCAGGAAGAAGCGATGGTGCATGCTTCGGAACTGCTGCGTTGCGTCATCGCCACGGCCCATGGCTCCAGCGAGAGCCTGCAGGGTTCGCACCGCGACCTTGTGCTGGGCATGGTGTACTTCGTCGAGCTGGCCAAGACCTGCGTGGACCGCGTCGTTGATGCCCAGCAACTGCCTGCACGCTGACACGTACAAAAGGCGCTGGCGGACCCGCACAGGGCACCAGCGCTCTTCCCTCAGGCGTTCAGACGCTCCAGAGCAAGACTGTCAGCGATGCGGGTCGTGTTGCAATCTTCTGCCTTGGCTCGCAAAAAGATCTGACGCAGGGTTTCTCCGATCCGCTCAACATGCTCACGCACTTGTTCCGGCGTCCCACCGTTGTACTCGTAGGAAACATCGATAATGCCGCCCGCATTAATCGCGTAATCCGGCGCGTGCAGACACCCCCGGCGCCACAACTCATCGGCATGGGACGCTTTGGCCAGTTGGTTGTTGGCGGCACCGGCGATGACCGGCGCCCGTAACAATTGCAGGGTCTGATCATTGATGATCGCCCCCAGCGCGCACGGTGCGAACACATCCACATCCAGCCCGTAAATATCTTGCGCACTCACCGCATGGGCGCCCAGCTCATCGACCGCACGTCGTACGTTAGCCTCCTGGATATCGTGTACCCACAATTGCGCACCTGCGGCCTTCAGTTGGCGTGCCAGGTCGAATCCCACCTGGCCCAGCCCCTGAATCGCGACCCGCAAACCAGTCAGGTCAGCAGTGCCCAAGCGTTGCAGGACAGCTTCGCGAAGCCCGATAAAAACCCCCAGCGCCGTCGAGGGCGATGGATCGCCACTGCGCAATCCGCCACCCAGTTGTTCACGCGTGCCAGCCCCTACGACATGGCGCGTACGCTGCCCCATCTGCGCCATTTCGGTCACTCCGGTACCCGAATCGGCTGCCGTGATATACCGTCCGCCCATGCTTTCGACAAACCCGCCCATGGCCTGGAACAGCGCTTCGCTCTTGTCCTTGCGCGGATCCGCGATGATCACCGCCTTGCCCCCACCCAACGGCAACCCGGCCAGCGCCGATTTATACGTCATGCCCCGGGACAAGCGCAGCACATCGTTCAAGGCCTGCTGTTCGTCGGCATAGGGCCACATGCGACAGCCTCCCAACGCTGGGCCAAGTCGAGTGTTATGCACCGCGATAATGGCCTTGAGGCCCGTCGCCGGGTCGTGACAAAACTGAACCTGCTCGTGCTGATCGAATTCAGGGTGAGTAAAAATCGGCATTTCATTTCTCTCTTGTTTTAGCCTGCGGGTGGGCCAGACCGAAAAGTCAGTTTCTGACCCGACACACGGATACGCGACCCGTAGCAAAAGAGTGAAGGTTTAACGTGGGATTTTTCTTTCTAAATTGAAGGAAATCTTCTGATAATCTGCATGAAACCACCCAAAAAAATAAGAAAGCAGATCAGTTCATGCAGATCAAATTAAGCGCAATAGACCGCAAGATCCTTCGCTTGCTTCAGCACAATGCTGATCTCTCAGCGGCCGAAGTGGCAGAACATGTGGAGTTGTCGCAGTCGCCCTGCTGGCGACGTATTCACCGACTGCAAGAGGAAGGCCTGATCGAGCGCAAGGTCGCCCTGCTCAATCCGAAAAAACTCGGACTTAACGTGGTGGTGTTCGTCAATGTACGCCTGTCCGGCCATGGGCGGCGCCATTTGACTGAATTCGAAGAAGCCATCACCGATTACCCCGAAGTGATCGAGTGCTACACGATGGCAGGCGACATGGATTACTTGCTGAAGGTCGTGACCCATGACATCGACAGTTATGAACGTTTTTTACGCGATCACTTGCTGCAAAAGCCACACGTCCAGGAAGCGCACTCGAATATCGCCATGAGCGAGGTCAAACGCACCACAGAACTGCTACTGGACTGATAAAGGTCGCGTATACAAGCTCCGGAATAGAGCCTTTAAGCGAGGAATGGGAAATAAATTTCCAAATTGCGCGGGAAAACACTTGATTTGCAAATGATAATGATTATTATTGCATGCAGCTGGTCGCGAGATCAGTCGATAATTCAAGGGACCTTAGGTCGGTCTTTTGAATTACCTCCTCATCAGGCTAATCACGGTTATTTGACCCGGCTCATGGCCGGGTCTTTTTTTTGTGGCCAGTTATCTGGCTCAGCGTGCTTCAGGCTAATGAAGTCGGGTGTGCGGCCGGTTTTTTTCGGTGGCCGCTACAATGCGCAAGATGATAGCAAAAGAACATCGACCAACGAAAGCCTGAAGTCCTGGACTATGGCGGTAATGGCAATTTAGCACTTGAGAATCAGTCGCAAAAACTCTATTCTGGCGCGGCGTCAGGGATGACGCCCCCCCTGCGCTCATCTCACCTCTCCTGCAAACCGTCAAAACCGTATTGGCCTGTCGCCATTGCGATGTACAGTAGTGCCCACATTTATCAGATTCCAGGATTTGGACGATGACCGGGGCGCCCTCTTCACTTCATATCAGCAGTGACTTCGACAGTGGCAATATCAAGGTACTGGACGCCAGCAATCCGCTGCAGGTTCAGTTGGCAATCAAACCTGATACCAAAAGCCCGCACTTTCAGTGGTTCCACTTCAAGGTTGACGGCCTGACACCCGGCCAGACTCACCATTTCCAGTTGTGCAACGCCAGCCAGTCTTCCTACAACAAAGCCTGGGACGGTTACCAGGCCGTCGCGTCTTACGATCACGAAAACTGGTTCCGGGTGCCCACCTCGTTTGACGGCACAGCATTGAACATCAGTCTGGAGGCCAAGCATCCTCAGGTCTGGTTTGCCTACTTCGAACCTTACAGCCGCGCACGCCATGAGCAATTGATCCAGCGTGCCCTCAAATGGGCAGGGTGCGAACTGCTGAGCCTTGGTAAAAGTGTCGAGGGACGCGACATTCCGTTGCTGCGCAAAGGCTCCGGCGCGCCTCACAAGCACAAGATCTGGATCATCGCCCAGCAGCATCCCGGGGAGCACATGGCCGAATGGTTCATGGAGGGCCTCATCGAGCGTCTGGAACAGGGCAGTGATCCGCAAATCCGTAAATTGCTGGACTTCGCCGACCTGTACCTGATCCCGAACATGAACCCGGACGGTGCCTTTCACGGGCATTTACGCACCAATGCCAATGGCCAGGACCTGAACCGCGCCTGGCAAAACACCCGTCAGGAGATCAGTCCTGAAGTGTTTTTTGCGTTGGAGCACATGAACACCTACGGCGTGGATCTGTTTCTGGATATCCATGGCGATGAAGAAATCCCTTACGTGTTTACCGCTGGCTGTGAAGGCAATCCTGGTTACACCCCGCGCCTGGCCGGCCTCGAAGAGCGTTTTCGCACTCACCTCAGCAACCTGACCCGGGACTTCCAGACCGTGCATGGCTACACCCGCGACGAGCCCGGCCAGGCCAACATGACCCTGGCCTGCAACAGTGTGGGCGAACGTTTTGACTGTCTGTCGCTGACCCTTGAGATGCCTTTCAAGGACAACAATGACGCGCCGGATGCACTCACCGGCTGGTCGGGCAAACGCTCGATGCAATTGGCCAAGGACGTGCTGACGACGCTGTCGGCCATGGTTCGCGAGTTGCGCTAACTCACCCGCCGGGCAATCCTGCTGTACCTGAGCCGCGCTACCGCGCGGCTTTTTTTAGCGAATTTACGAGAAGCTGCGCCTGCATATGAACACCCTCGCCCAACTGCGTGCCGGCCAACTGGCAGGTCAAAAACGTCTCGACCTCTGCTGTGACCTGACCGAGTTCCCGGACGAGATTTTTCAGTTGGCCGACTCGCTGGAAATCCTCAACCTGAGCGGCAACCGTTTAAGCCAACTTCCCGAGGACTTGCATCGCCTGACCCGGTTGCGAATCCTGTTTTGCTCGGACAACCAATTCACCGAGTTGCCCGCCTGTCTGGGCCAGTGCCTGGAACTGAGCATGATTGGTTTCAAGGCCAACCAGATCAAATCCGTACCTGGCGCAGCACTGCCGCCGCAGTTGCGCTGGCTGATCCTGACCGATAACTGCATCGAACATTTACCTGTCGAATTGGGCGAGCGACCACGCCTGCAAAAGCTGATGCTGGCCGGTAATCGTCTGCAACAACTGCCCTCCAGCCTGGCCAACTGCGAACGTCTGGAGCTGATCCGGCTCGCCGCCAATCAGCTCAGCGAACTGCCCGAATGGTTAGTGCGCCTGCCACGTCTGAGCTGGCTGGCCTATGCCGCGAACCCACTGTGCA is a window of Pseudomonas taetrolens DNA encoding:
- a CDS encoding carboxyl transferase domain-containing protein, giving the protein MSILHTTLNPRSAEFAANRDAMLKQVDALHRLLAEVQQGGGAKAQERHTSRGKLLPRERIDRLLDSGSPFLELSQLAAYGVYGEDVPAAGIIAGIGRVEGVECMIVANDATVKGGSYYPLTVKKHLRAQTIAEQNRLPCIYLVDSGGANLPRQDEVFPDREHFGRIFFNQANLSAAGIPQIAVVMGSCTAGGAYVPAMADEAIMVRQQATIFLAGPPLVKAATGEVVSAEELGGADVHCKISGVADHYADSDEHALALARRSVANLNWRKLGQLQQRTPLAPLYSSDELYGIVPADAKQPFDVREVIARLVDGSVFDEFKALFGTTLVCGFAHLHGYPVAILANNGILFAEAAQKGAHFIELACQRGIALVFLQNITGFMVGQKYEAGGIAKHGAKLVTAVACARVPKFTVIIGGSFGAGNYGMCGRAYDPRFLWMWPNARIGVMGAEQAAGVLVQVKREQAERNGETFSAREEAELKQPILDQYEQQGHPYYSSARLWDDGVIDPAQTRDLLALGLSAALNAPVEATRFGVFRM
- a CDS encoding gamma-carboxygeranoyl-CoA hydratase, whose translation is MIDFNTLELQTDPRGFATLWLSREQKNNAFNAEMIRELILALHAVQGDPDIRFLVLRGRGKHFSAGADLAWMQQSAELDYHTNLDDARHLAELMYNLAKLKIPTLAVVQGAAYGGALGLISACDMAIGTHDAQFCLSEVRIGLAPAVISPFVVQAIGERAARRYALTAERFSGERARELGLLSESYAADALEQQVAHWVDNLLLNSPHAMRACKDLLREVSHGAPTPAIRRYCENAIARIRVSPEGQEGLRAFLQKRTPNWQSAPLTQEPRP
- a CDS encoding acetyl/propionyl/methylcrotonyl-CoA carboxylase subunit alpha; translated protein: MTSPMLTTLLVANRGEIACRVMRTAKALGLTTVAVHSATDRDARHCREADICVDLGGSKAADSYLKIDKIIAAAKASGAQAIHPGYGFLSENAGFARAIEAAGLIFLGPPAAAIDAMGSKSAAKALMEVAGVPLVPGYHGEAQDLETFRAAAEHIGYPVLLKATAGGGGKGMKVVEDVSQLADALASAQREALSSFGDARMLVEKYVLKPRHVEIQVFADQHGNCLYLNERDCSIQRRHQKVIEEAPAPGLSAAQRQAMGESAVRAAQAIGYVGAGTVEFLLDARGEFFFMEMNTRLQVEHPVTEAITGLDLVDWQIRVARGEALPLTQAEVPLHGHAIEVRLYAEDPGNDFLPQTGRLEVYRESAAGPGRRVDSGVCEGDEVSPFYDPMLGKLIAWGEDREQARLRLLAMLDEFAIGGLKTNLSFLRRILGHPAFAAAELDTGFIPRYQEQLLPAIEPLPTAFWTAAAEAFDQTRPHQVRHDDPASPWSAGNGFRNGLPARTLLALNCNGEHRVIHLSGQTAVLQDDQLIIEQAGIRRQHLAVRRADTLYLRWEGELHGIRTDDPIAAANASHSVQGGLTAPMNGSIVRILVEVGQTVEAGTQLVVLEAMKMEHSLRAPHAGVVKALFCQEGEMVSEGTALVELTELQ
- a CDS encoding LexA family protein, which gives rise to MDKWIALVRTKLRELKLTQEKLAERVGASQGGVGHWLNKRRQPDLPTMNAVLHALGLEHLEVALVIRERSGANEEAGPDEYTYDITSAFRYPVSDWVSAGQVNEKAQAGYAPGTVFEVSDHYAKGPAFWLQVTGDAMTAPVGVSIPQGMMILVDPDIEARPGKMVIARTPESEAATFRQLIEESGQRYLKPLNPTYPKTLFDDQCRIIGVVVQATAKF
- a CDS encoding DUF6124 family protein, with amino-acid sequence MTSITQMPLKTDPDPELDALKDSAATQRALDYYLKPSVSQQLNDQKVFLLREGVSQEEAMVHASELLRCVIATAHGSSESLQGSHRDLVLGMVYFVELAKTCVDRVVDAQQLPAR
- a CDS encoding Glu/Leu/Phe/Val dehydrogenase dimerization domain-containing protein, coding for MPIFTHPEFDQHEQVQFCHDPATGLKAIIAVHNTRLGPALGGCRMWPYADEQQALNDVLRLSRGMTYKSALAGLPLGGGKAVIIADPRKDKSEALFQAMGGFVESMGGRYITAADSGTGVTEMAQMGQRTRHVVGAGTREQLGGGLRSGDPSPSTALGVFIGLREAVLQRLGTADLTGLRVAIQGLGQVGFDLARQLKAAGAQLWVHDIQEANVRRAVDELGAHAVSAQDIYGLDVDVFAPCALGAIINDQTLQLLRAPVIAGAANNQLAKASHADELWRRGCLHAPDYAINAGGIIDVSYEYNGGTPEQVREHVERIGETLRQIFLRAKAEDCNTTRIADSLALERLNA
- a CDS encoding Lrp/AsnC family transcriptional regulator gives rise to the protein MQIKLSAIDRKILRLLQHNADLSAAEVAEHVELSQSPCWRRIHRLQEEGLIERKVALLNPKKLGLNVVVFVNVRLSGHGRRHLTEFEEAITDYPEVIECYTMAGDMDYLLKVVTHDIDSYERFLRDHLLQKPHVQEAHSNIAMSEVKRTTELLLD
- a CDS encoding M14 family metallopeptidase: MTGAPSSLHISSDFDSGNIKVLDASNPLQVQLAIKPDTKSPHFQWFHFKVDGLTPGQTHHFQLCNASQSSYNKAWDGYQAVASYDHENWFRVPTSFDGTALNISLEAKHPQVWFAYFEPYSRARHEQLIQRALKWAGCELLSLGKSVEGRDIPLLRKGSGAPHKHKIWIIAQQHPGEHMAEWFMEGLIERLEQGSDPQIRKLLDFADLYLIPNMNPDGAFHGHLRTNANGQDLNRAWQNTRQEISPEVFFALEHMNTYGVDLFLDIHGDEEIPYVFTAGCEGNPGYTPRLAGLEERFRTHLSNLTRDFQTVHGYTRDEPGQANMTLACNSVGERFDCLSLTLEMPFKDNNDAPDALTGWSGKRSMQLAKDVLTTLSAMVRELR